A stretch of bacterium DNA encodes these proteins:
- a CDS encoding isoprenyl transferase, with protein sequence MDPQISSRIDLKQLPRHVAIIMDGNGRWAKRRLLPRIAGHREGVKAVDRVVAHARRMGVEALTLYSFSLENWSRPRDEVDALMGILSEYLEKELQRMLREDIRFNAIGHLDDLPPAAREIVDRTMERTADRGGMVLTLALSYGSRLEMTDAARALARRVQAGEISPNEIGEEDFGRHLYTADLPELDLLIRTSGELRLSNFLLWQAAYAELYFTDLYWPDFGEREFEEAVIAFQARVRKFGLTEDQLAHRDG encoded by the coding sequence ATGGATCCTCAGATCAGCTCCCGCATTGACTTGAAGCAGCTCCCCCGCCACGTCGCCATCATCATGGACGGGAACGGGCGCTGGGCGAAGCGGCGCCTCCTGCCGCGCATCGCCGGCCACCGCGAGGGGGTCAAGGCGGTCGATCGGGTGGTGGCCCACGCCCGCCGGATGGGGGTTGAGGCGCTCACCCTCTACAGCTTCTCGCTCGAAAACTGGAGCCGCCCGCGCGATGAGGTGGACGCCCTGATGGGGATTCTCTCGGAGTATCTCGAGAAGGAACTCCAGCGGATGCTGCGCGAGGATATCCGCTTCAACGCCATCGGCCACCTTGACGATCTGCCGCCCGCCGCCCGCGAGATAGTGGACCGGACGATGGAGCGTACGGCCGACCGGGGGGGCATGGTGCTGACCCTGGCGCTGAGCTACGGCTCGCGCCTGGAGATGACCGACGCCGCCCGCGCCCTGGCCCGCAGGGTGCAGGCGGGAGAGATCTCCCCCAATGAGATCGGCGAGGAGGATTTCGGCCGGCACCTCTACACGGCGGACCTCCCCGAACTCGACCTGCTCATCCGTACGAGCGGCGAGCTTCGCCTTTCCAACTTTCTCCTCTGGCAGGCGGCCTACGCCGAACTCTACTTCACCGATCTCTACTGGCCGGACTTCGGCGAGCGGGAATTTGAAGAGGCGGTTATCGCCTTTCAGGCCCGGGTCCGCAAGTTCGGACTTACCGAAGATCAGCTGGCCCACCGGGACGGCTGA
- the frr gene encoding ribosome recycling factor: MDNVISDLKKRMSATVETYKSEASRVRTGRASPALISHVKVNYYGTPTPLNQLATLSVPESQLIVIQPYDQSALNEIEKAIQAAELGLNPSNDGKIVRVPVPPLTEERRKEMVKQIKKMAEEHKVALRNIRRDANESLKSREKEKGITEDDHRKGQAEVQKLTDQFVGQIDELLASKEKEILEV; this comes from the coding sequence ATGGACAATGTCATCTCCGATTTGAAGAAGCGGATGTCCGCGACGGTGGAGACTTACAAGAGTGAGGCCAGCCGGGTGCGGACGGGCCGGGCTTCCCCCGCCCTCATCAGCCACGTGAAGGTGAATTATTACGGCACGCCAACGCCCCTCAACCAGCTGGCCACCCTGAGCGTCCCCGAATCGCAGCTCATCGTGATCCAGCCCTACGATCAGAGCGCCCTGAACGAGATCGAAAAGGCGATCCAGGCGGCGGAGCTGGGCCTGAACCCCTCGAACGACGGGAAGATCGTTCGCGTTCCCGTTCCGCCGCTGACCGAGGAGCGCCGCAAGGAGATGGTCAAGCAAATCAAAAAGATGGCCGAGGAGCACAAGGTGGCGCTCCGGAACATCCGGCGAGATGCCAACGAAAGCCTCAAGAGCCGGGAGAAGGAAAAGGGGATCACCGAGGACGATCACCGGAAAGGCCAGGCTGAGGTGCAAAAACTCACCGATCAGTTCGTCGGACAGATCGACGAATTGCTTGCCTCCAAGGAAAAAGAGATTCTGGAGGTATAG
- the pyrH gene encoding UMP kinase — MSDNLKYRRILLKLSGEALGGDLSFGIDHAVVDAIALEISEIHQMGVEVAIVVGGGNIFRGGPAAEAGMERTHADYMGMLATVINALALQHALEKIGLGTRVLSAIQMAELCEPYIRRRAMRHLEKGRIVIFAAGTGNPYFTTDTAASLRAIEVNAECIFKATNVDGVYTSDPLKDKNAEFLPALTYIEVLNRNLQVMDSTAVSLCMDNDLPIVVFNLRKRGNIRRVVTGEKVGTLVSAKK; from the coding sequence TTGAGCGATAACCTGAAATACCGCCGGATACTTCTGAAACTTTCCGGAGAGGCTCTCGGCGGTGATTTGAGCTTCGGCATCGATCATGCCGTGGTGGACGCGATTGCCCTCGAAATTTCCGAAATTCACCAGATGGGGGTCGAGGTGGCCATCGTAGTCGGCGGGGGCAACATCTTCCGCGGCGGGCCGGCCGCCGAGGCCGGCATGGAGCGGACCCACGCCGACTACATGGGGATGCTCGCCACCGTCATCAACGCCCTCGCCCTCCAGCACGCCCTGGAGAAGATCGGCCTTGGCACGCGCGTCCTGAGCGCCATCCAGATGGCCGAGCTCTGCGAACCCTACATCCGCCGCCGGGCGATGCGCCACCTGGAAAAAGGCCGGATCGTCATCTTCGCCGCCGGCACCGGCAATCCCTACTTCACCACCGATACGGCCGCCAGCCTCCGGGCGATCGAGGTCAACGCCGAGTGCATCTTCAAGGCGACCAACGTGGACGGCGTCTACACCTCCGACCCGCTCAAGGACAAAAACGCGGAATTTCTCCCCGCGCTGACCTATATCGAGGTGCTGAACCGGAACCTCCAGGTGATGGACTCAACGGCCGTCAGCTTGTGCATGGACAACGATCTGCCCATCGTGGTTTTCAACCTCCGCAAGCGCGGCAACATCCGCCGCGTGGTGACCGGGGAGAAAGTCGGCACGTTGGTGTCCGCGAAAAAATAG
- the tsf gene encoding translation elongation factor Ts: MEVTAQMVKELRGRTGAGIMDCKEALREKNGDVEEAIRYLRESGLLKAAKKAGREASDGQVSALVADDGKSGVLVEVNCETDFVARTDDFQALVSLVAGQVMENGPENVCAEGGPVQTAITAAIAKLGENVLFGRAARFALDKGVKGKIVSYIHPGGRIGVLVELKGEGDGLALEAVGRDMAMHIAASRPSFIDEGGVPGAVLESEREILLAQQKDTGKPQEILAKIVEGRLKKYLQEICLLDQPFVKDPDQTVGAVLAAKGKEIGGELAVTRFVRFELGEGMEQETAG; encoded by the coding sequence ATGGAAGTCACGGCACAGATGGTGAAAGAGCTCCGCGGCCGGACCGGCGCCGGCATCATGGACTGCAAGGAAGCGCTCCGCGAAAAGAACGGAGATGTGGAAGAGGCCATCCGCTACCTTCGGGAGAGTGGTCTCCTGAAGGCGGCGAAGAAGGCGGGCCGAGAGGCGAGCGATGGCCAGGTCAGCGCGCTGGTGGCGGACGACGGGAAGAGCGGTGTGCTCGTCGAGGTCAATTGCGAGACAGATTTCGTCGCGCGCACCGATGATTTTCAGGCGCTGGTCTCCCTCGTGGCGGGGCAGGTCATGGAAAACGGCCCCGAAAATGTCTGCGCCGAGGGCGGCCCCGTCCAGACGGCCATCACGGCCGCGATTGCGAAGCTGGGCGAAAACGTCTTGTTCGGCCGCGCCGCACGTTTTGCGCTTGACAAGGGAGTGAAGGGGAAGATCGTCTCCTATATCCATCCGGGCGGGCGGATCGGCGTACTCGTCGAGCTGAAGGGCGAAGGCGATGGCCTGGCCCTCGAAGCGGTGGGCAGAGACATGGCGATGCACATCGCGGCCAGCCGGCCCTCCTTCATTGACGAGGGCGGCGTCCCGGGCGCGGTCCTCGAAAGCGAGCGCGAGATTCTCCTCGCCCAGCAGAAGGATACCGGCAAGCCCCAGGAGATCCTTGCCAAGATCGTCGAGGGCCGCCTGAAAAAATACCTGCAGGAAATCTGCCTTCTTGATCAGCCCTTCGTGAAGGACCCGGACCAGACGGTGGGGGCCGTTCTCGCCGCCAAGGGGAAAGAGATTGGCGGGGAGCTTGCTGTAACGCGTTTTGTCCGCTTTGAGTTGGGCGAGGGGATGGAGCAGGAAACGGCGGGATAG